The sequence ttaAAGGGGGGACCGCTTGTCCCCAGTCCACCCCCATTCCTTGATTCCCATCTCTCCGTTTCCTTTTTATTTCCCTTGCCAATCAGAGAGCAGCGTGGTGCTGCTCTCTTTCCCCAAATTCCCAACATCTTGAAACGGAACGAAACATGAGCAAGGTGTTGTTCCCAGCCATGCCAACAGCCAGCCACTCCAGCCAACTACTCTCTAGccgacatatatatatttagggtAAAATTTTTAATTCCTAAATCTATAATCcataaccctaattaattatttaagacgaatttttgtttaattggtatagaaatatagaatcatatggtaattggttattgattattgattattgatatgaattctatgattattgatgaatgaaattatgaaattacgAATTCTATGAATATGGGTATACAtttattcatatgattagttgaattaaatgtttatttgttgaagaatttgtatgcttattggtattgccatattggttaattgaattgttgCCTAGGTTGGATATGGATTAGTTATTAGGCATATTAGCATAGTATACTCTAGGACTAAGAGTCTAAGAATTTTATTGAGATTTTTATTCTATAAATTCTACAAATTACGTATGAACCTTATATGTTATTGGTATCAATATGATTGACTTTGCAGACTAAAACATCATGGAGaggtttttcaaaaaaatatcaGTGCCTCCATCCCCAGTTATTGAGAAAAATGATGATACTCAGGGACAACATAGTACAGAATTTATTTTATCAAATCTTCCATCAGATCCTGGTAAGCGAATTCGAATTTTGGATTACAATCCTAATATTTGAGATCAAGTACGAAGAGCGTATGTGCTAGCTGGTCCTCAACAacctaaaacccataattttccTTACAAGAAATATGGAGACACGCAAAGACGATTCAACCCTGCTTGGTTTGATGATTTTCCTACTTGGTTGGAATATAGTGTAGAAAAAGATGCTGCCTTTTGTCTATGTTGCTACCtttttaaaccaaacattggagAACAAGCAGGTGGTGATTTCTTTGTTGGAGAAGGATTTTCTAactggaagaagaaagaaagacttCTAACTCATATTGGAGGTGTCAATAGTGCACACAATCAAGCATGGAGTAATTTTGAAGCTTTAAGGAGTCAAAAGCAACATATCCAATCTTTTTTCTCTAAAACTCATGATGAAGCTCGAATTCAATATAGAGCTCGGTTGAATGCATCAATTGATTGTTGTCGATTTCTTTTGAGACAATGGCTTGCATTTCGTGGTAATGATGAATCTGAACATTCAAGCAACCATGGAAACTTTCTTGAGCTTCTACAGTTTCTTGCCAACCATAATGAGGATGTGAAAGCCGTTACTTTGAAAAATGCTCCGGAGAATCACAAATTGACATCACCAGATATTCAAAAAGACATTACCAGATATTCAAAAAGACATTGTAAATGCTTGTGCAACTAAGACCATCAAGACTATTATTAAAGACATTGGCACTTCGTTGTTCTCTATTTTGATTGATGAATCTCGCGACGTATCAACGAAGGAACAAATGGCTATTGTATTGCGTTATGTGGACAAGAATGGGCATGTCGTTGAGCGTTTTATTGGCATTGAGCATGTTACTAGTACTGCTGCTCTTTCACTCAAGGAAACCATTGATGAGGTATTTTCTAGGCATAAATTAAGCATGTCTAGGTTGCGTGGGGAAGGTTACGATGGGGCCAGCAATATGCAAGGTGAGTTCAATGGTCTTAAAGCTCTTATTATGAAAGACAGTGGTTGTGCCTATTATATTCATTGCTTTGCACATCAACTTCAATTAGCTCTTGTAGTTGTGGCAAAGAAGAACATCCAAATTGAGTCTCTTTTTAGTATAGTTACTATTTTGGTAAATGTTGTTGGAGCTTCATCGAAGCGTTGTGATCTTCTTCGAGAGAATCAATCTATTGCAGTTATTGAAGCACTTAACAGTGGTGAgtttacaagtgggaaaggcaAAAATCAAGAAACTACTTTGAAACGTGCTGGAGAAACACGTTGGGGTTCACACTTTGGTACTTTAGTAAGTATCATGACTATGTTTTCATCCATACTTGATGTACTTGAAGTAATAGCAGATGATGGAGTAAGCTCTCAACAAAGATGTGAAGCGAATAATTTATTGGATTCCATGCAAtcatttgattttgtgtttaatCTACAGTTGATGAAAGATATACTAGGAATAACCAATGAATtgtcacaagcattgcaaaggaAGGATCAGGATATTGTAAATGCAATGAAGTTGGTTGGAGTTTGTAAGCAAAGGTTGGAGATAATGAGGAAAAGTGGTTGGGATTCTTTACTTAGTGAAGTCTCAGAATTTTGTcttaaacatgatattgatgtgCCTAATATGGATGATATGTTTCTTTCTCGAAGGCGAGGGCAACGAAAAGCACAAGCAGTCACAAATATGCATCATTATTGTGTTGGgatattttatgttgttttggaTTGGCAGCTTCAAGAACTAAATAATCGTTTCAATGAGACCAACACTGAGTTACTTCTTTGTTTGGCATGTTTATGTCCAGCCGACTCCTTCTCTGCTTTTGATAGCCAAAAGCCATTGCGTCTTGCCCAGTTTTATCCTAAAGACTTCTCTATGAATGAGCTGGTGATACTTAAGATTCAACTTGAGACTTACATTATGGATATGCGGTCTAGCATtgagttttcaggtttaaaagaGATTGGagatcttgcaaaaaaaatggtTCAATGCAAAAAACACAAGGTGTATTCGCTGGTTTACTTGCTTGTGACATTAGTACTAACTCTTCCAGTTGCTACTGCAACCGTTGAAAGAGCATTTTCGGCCATGAAAATTCTGAAGAATCGATTGAGAAATcgaatgggagatcaatggatgaatgataacatgattatttttatagagagagagatatttgaTGGTATTGGTAATGATGTTGTCATGCAACGCTTTCAGAACATGAAAATGCATCGAGGGATATTGTAAGGGACTgttgtatgaaaaactttttGGATTAATATATAAGTATTGTGTTTAGTAAATTCTTGAGCTTTTTAATTATGACTTTGTTGTTTGAGGATGCCCCCATTCACACAAATCTCTGGCTTCGTCCCTGCCCCGGGTGAGGTAGCAAAGTGCTGGTCTTCACTTCAGAACATTCCAGGGTGTGCATCAGAAATATATACCACAATCTTGATTGGTAAATTTGCACTAGGCCCTGCTTGTTGCAAGGCCTTGGTCGCAGTTGATGCGAATTGCTTGGCGAATTTGTTCCCATTGTTTCCTTCCATTCCTGCATTGTTCATAGGCAACTGTGCTAATGCTGCTGCTCCTAGAGCAACTGGATCAAAGCAGTAATAGCCTGGTAGGCAGTTGGGAGGGTAAGTTTTTCAGGAAATAAGAGATCTTTGTTTCAATTAGCCATAATCATGCAGGTTTTTCTTCTGCTTACTTTGGGTGTGCCATTTAAGTTCATTAGATTTTGGAAGCTTCGTTATTGTG is a genomic window of Malus domestica chromosome 09, GDT2T_hap1 containing:
- the LOC139188302 gene encoding uncharacterized protein: MAIVLRYVDKNGHVVERFIGIEHVTSTAALSLKETIDEVFSRHKLSMSRLRGEGYDGASNMQGEFNGLKALIMKDSGCAYYIHCFAHQLQLALVVVAKKNIQIESLFSIVTILVNVVGASSKRCDLLRENQSIAVIEALNSGEFTSGKGKNQETTLKRAGETRWGSHFGTLVSIMTMFSSILDVLEVIADDGVSSQQRCEANNLLDSMQSFDFVFNLQLMKDILGITNELSQALQRKDQDIVNAMKLVGVCKQRLEIMRKSGWDSLLSEVSEFCLKHDIDVPNMDDMFLSRRRGQRKAQAVTNMHHYCVGIFYVVLDWQLQELNNRFNETNTELLLCLACLCPADSFSAFDSQKPLRLAQFYPKDFSMNELVILKIQLETYIMDMRSSIEFSGLKEIGDLAKKMVQCKKHKVYSLVYLLVTLVLTLPVATATVERAFSAMKILKNRLRNRMGDQWMNDNMIIFIEREIFDGIGNDVVMQRFQNMKMHRGIL